In Theobroma cacao cultivar B97-61/B2 chromosome 7, Criollo_cocoa_genome_V2, whole genome shotgun sequence, the genomic window ATAAGTTCCTTTTCTATTAGATTGGGAATAGATGAGCAAATATTActcataattttttagatGCCGATTCACAAAAAATCCCTACATTTTTAATGATAGGACATTtatatgtttcaaaatttaaatccaaaattttcatgaaatgCTCTGAAAGTGGAATCCAAAAACATCTACCCTCTTTCAAGTTTTCtctgttaatttttaaaataaaaccatttatGGTTTTCCTTGTcttgtgtttttttctttgtcattttttctttaagcATGTTGTTTTGAAAAGTATAGATAAAGTGGTAaagtgttaattttttttaatttacctaaattacataaaaaaaacataaaagaaacgAACCCCCCGGAAAGCCTAACTTTCTCAATCTGTTTCTCTTGTCTGCAACAGAAAGTAGAAACactttgaataaaaaaaaagggaactCATGgccaagaagaaaaagaaaacttaaattgaagaagaaagagaaaattcgaatcaaagaaagcaagagaaaCTAGAAtcgaagaagaaaaaggaagcttgaacaagaaaaaaagcaaGATTTGTCGTCGTGAAGAAAAAATATGATGAACCTCAATTCAGAAACAAGGACAAGGAAACCCCAAAGATCCccacaaacaaattaaaatttgtttttcaaaataaatagtataaaatttttgtgctgcaattttaaaatataattggATTAGTTTGTGAGTGTTGAAAAAAAGATTTAGCTCAAAGGCAAAATCCAAAACCATAATTGAAGGAAAAGTGTATAAAGAAATACCTCTAGCTGAATTTGCTCATTAACTTCTTTTTGAATAGtgaaatttctcaatttagGACAGTTGCAAACTTTCAACTTCTCCAAGGATGGTGATGAGATGAGAAAGTTTTCCGAACTCAAATTTATCAAGTTTACAAGTTGAAAATCTTGTAGGCAAGGGAGTCCAATGGCACGATGAGTTGGCCTTTTCCATATGCTCTTCAATGTTGGTAATGACTGTAGCTCCAACCTTCTTAAATTTGAGAGTGGTACTGCCTGATTTACctcacataaaaaaaatataaaatttattaattaataaataatgaaaatgaattGTTTATACTTGATCTTAATTACTGAGAAGAAATacattttgttaaaaaaaagtagaaagaAGTATTAAAAGTTAATAATTTAGAAAGATTAGAtagtaattatttatatatttgataattcaaaaaaaatcattagaaAAACAATATACGAGACCATtattaaaggaaaaatgaagagaTAAGAGGTACCTCTAGCTCAGCCATCTCTTTGTCAAAAGCAAAGActtgctttaattttttgcattAAGATATCTCAAGTGTTTCTAGATGCAACAGACTTTGAACAAGGTAAGGTGAGAAGATAGATTTTAGTTTATCACAACCATCAATTGTTACTTCCTTCAGACTTTGTAGCCTTACATGATGAGTTGGCCCTTTCCATATGCTCTCCAATGCTGGTAATGACTGCAATTCCAACCTTCTTAAATTTGAGAGTGGTACTGCCTGTTTTACCtcatataaagaaaaatataaaatttattaattaataaataatgaaaatgagttcTTTATACTTGATCTTAATTACTGAGAAGAAATacattttgttaaaaaaaagtattaaaagtTAATAATTTAGAAAGATTAGAtagtaattatttatatatttgataattcaaaaaaatcattagaAAAACAATATACGAGAGcattattaaaagaaaaatggagagaTAAGAGGTACCTCTAGCTCAGCCATTTCTTTGTCAAAAGCAAAGACTTGCTCTAATTTTTCGCATTTAGATATCTCAAGTGTTTCTAGATGCAACAGACTTTGAACAAGGTAAGGTGAGAAGATAGATTTCAGTTTATCACAACCATCAATTGTTACTTCCTTCAGACTTTGTAGCCTTACATGATGAGTTGGCCCTTTCCATATGCTCTCCAATGCTGGTAATGACTGTAGTTTCAACCTTCTTAAATTTGAGAGTGGTACTACCTGTTTTACCtcatataaagaaaaatataaaatttattaattaataaataatgaaaatgagttcTTTATACTTGATCTTAATTACTGAGTAGAAATgcattttgttaaaaaaaagtaaaaagaagtattaaaagttaataatttagaaagattagatattaattatttatatatttgataattcaaaaaaatcattagaAAAACAATATACGAGAGcattattaaaagaaaaatggagagaTAAGAGGTACCTCTGGGTCAGCCATTTCTTTGTCAAAAGCAAAGACTTGCTCTAATTTTTCGCATTTAGATATCTCGAGTGTTTCTAGATGCAACAGACTTTGAACAAGGTAAGGTGAGAAGACAGATTTTAGTTTATCACAACTATCAATTGTTACTTCCTTCAGACTTTGTAACCTTATATGATGAGTTGGCTCTTTCCATATATTCTCTAATGCTGGCAACGACATCAACTTCAAACTTCTTAAATTGGAGATTGTGCGCGTCAGactttcttcctttccaaAAAGCCAATTCATTTGAAACACTGATTGCAACTGCTTACAATCGACAATGCTCAATGTTTCTAACTTTTCTAAGAAGCTAGTCGGTGATTGACCATGGCACAACTCTTTCAAAGAAGTCATGAATCTAATGTGTAAGTTCACCAAATTAGAGAATGCAGTGGTTGGACTTTGTTCTCGTGTTGTATCGATCAAGCATTCCAGATGAGTGCAAAATGAAAGCTCAAGAGAAGTTAATTCCTTTAGTCCACGCTGATCTACATTTGGGACAATATTTTTGTATTCCATTGGGACTTGGGACAGAGTAAGATCTTCAACATTGCAAAACAGCTCCTTAAATGCATTTAATGAGGATGAGAAATGCTTAATTCTCAAGGTTCTCAAGCGCAGCCCCGCCAAATCTTGAATATAGTCATTTACAGCTATATTGTAGCTTTGTAGTTTAGGGAACACAAAGTTTTCCTGAGAACATTGATGAGTAGAAACTTTAAGTGTTAATGCAGTCAAACCAAACAAAGAATTCAGCTCCAATAAGTTAGCATTGTTTCTACTTGTCACGTGTAGCTCTTGGAGTGAGGCCAACCTGttacaaaaaaatacaaaatgtTATTAATGCAATAATAGCACTTTCAACCGAATGATAAAAATAGCAAGGtaatgaaatgaataagataacattaacttttttatttcttcattcttAAAGCTACTTTTGTACTACAGGTTGCAATGTTTCATAATAATAGGAGTGACTAAAAGCTCATgctagatatatatatatgtttgtgatagtcaaaatcaaataaagtaaataataaaaaataaataatttaaaaattaaatacttaattGAAAACAATAAACTAAACAATTTTACCTTGATAGCAAGTTAAGGGGGAAATAGCTTAACGACACTCCACTGTAAgaaatatatagtgattttAGTTTATGCAATCCCACTATTTCTTTTGGTGGCCCATAAATATTAGTCTTTAGCAATGCCAAAATCTCAAGGTTTTCCACATTCTTCAATGATGAGATGTTCTCAAGCTCGCAATTTATAATGCACAGAGTTCGAAGATTTGTCAAGAATTTAAGTGCTTCCAGTGTGAGTACAACATCTTGGAGAAGTAAAACTCGGAGGGTTGTCATTCTTTCAAAAAAGGCACACGAAACTCTCAATGAATTCTTTCCTTTGAAAAACAAAGTCTTGAGTTTTGAAAATTCCACTTTGTTAGGAAGATGATTGATCTCAATGTTCCACAAGGAGATTGCCGTATAACATCCAAACCTTTCACTCATATGCCATTCCGTCAACCCATCTTTTACCATGAATATATTTTCCCCTCTCGATGTTATCCAATGAGCAAAATCACGAATCACATCATGCATTTTTACATGGTCTTTATCATTAGCTTCCAATAATAAACCAGACTTTTGGAGTTTTGATAGTGCCAGATGAATTTCCCTCCTTAAGTCTTCCATTAAGTAAATATTATTGAACAATCCCTGACCAATTCCGCATATAATCAACAATTCAATACTAATCTCATAATCTTCTGGAAAAAGGGAACACAACAAGAAACATTGCTTGATATTATCTtgatccaaataatcataactAAGCTTAAGACATCTATAGATATGTCCACAAACATGTTCATTATCCAAATGTCTTGAGCTCTTGAGTCTTTTATTTGCTGCTATCCACGCATCTAGACTTTCGCCTTTTAGAGCCTTTGCCACAGTTACAATTGCAAGAGGCAAACAGCCACATTCACGAGCAACCTCCTTCGCTACATTCAAGGTGGGAGAGTCATCTTTCAGACCAGCTTTATCTTTGAATAAAACCCATGCTTCATGTTCAGATAAAATGTTCAGCTTAAATTCCTCTTCACAATCCATTTTACAACAAACTTGTTGATCACGTGtagttaaaagaattttgcaaCCCTCGTGTTCACCACCGAATGGAATTCCTATAATTTGCAATTCAAgttccttccaaacatcatCGAGAATTATGAGAATCTTATTCTCGCCTTTTAATCTTCGCCATAACTCTTctgcttttcctttttctgtaCTGGCTTCAAATTTTAAACCAAAGAGTTCTGCAATCCTTGCCCGAATTTCGTTGAGGTTTGGAGTTTGGGATACTGTAACACTCACAACCTTATCAAAAAGCTTTTGTTCTGTAGCTTGCTTCAGCACTACATCCGCCAAAGTTGTTTTACCCACTCCTGGCATGCCGTACAATCCAATTATTGTCACACCATCACTTTTTAAAGCCTTCATGATTCCATTGAAAGCTAACATTGAAGATTCAGAACGCATGAAATCCTTGGGTAGTAAGAGCTCTATTCCTTGAAGAGGAGGACGATGGCCAACTCGTGGAAAGTTACAAACCTCTAAAAGTTTAGAGATAGAAAGTGTCTTCTTCGCTACTTTCTTGCTTAAGCAGTATCGCCAGCCGCAACTAGGACACCAATTGAAACACTTGTTACGTTCTATTTCTTCTTCCAAACTCTGAGCTTCATCCAATTCTTTCTCTGCCTTTGTTAGCCACTCCTCAACGCCCTTCTTAATTACCTCAGTTTGCCTTAAAGCCTCATCGACAGCATCTTTCACCTCATCTCTTTTTGATTTAAGTTCATTTCGCCGGTTCTTGAAATCTTCAACAATTTTGCCAAAACGAAAAAAGTAGCCAACATAAGGTGATGCGTATTCTGTTGCCAGGTTCCCAACGCAATTGGCAATAGCAGAGGTAACACAATCAAGAGCCATTCTTTGATGATCTGAGACTCAAACAATTTGGAAAAGTAAAAAGTATTGCAAATATCTCTCAAGCTGATTAAGATGAAAGAATTACTTAATTTGAAAACAGAAAACAAATaaaccaaagaagaaaaagatgaagatTTACGTACCAAGGAAATCTACAGATGAACTTTCAGGAGCCAAGACGGAGCAGCTTCTATTTTGATCTAACCAAGCTCACCAACTCGgtgaaggtttttttttttttttttaaagttcaaAGAAAACTGAAGCAGAAATGAACTTTGCACTGCAACAATCAGAAGATCaaggaattaaaaaaaaacagactTTCACTTATCATCTTTTTAGTTCTGCTTCTGTTACAAATGAACAAAGGAAACCAGAAAAAGCAAAGTAAACAGAGCACTCTTAAggcaagaattttttttttttaaagtatcgCCTTTCTTTCCCTAAAGCAAAGAGGTGAGcttacaaaaaagaaattaatagtgGAGAAGGTACTGAAATCTTTTCTTGGAACTTACCTCTGTATTCTCAACAATTGAATGTGAAAGGGTAAGAGACAAACACAAAGTTTCTAGCTCTCTTCTTCACACAAATGCCATGGGTGGAGTGTAACTGTATAAGATCAAAAGAGTTAATTTGGACATAGAAAATAATTAAGTGCCAATTTTGCAGGTAAAGTTTGCAAATGTATACTCAATTGCAAAAACCAAGACAAAAATAAGCCATGGAAGAAAATGATGCACATGTATACCAATGAAAGATGAAGTTTAAGGAGCCAAAGCCAAGCTTTTCTATATTGGTCGAAGAAAACTTAAGTAGAAATTAAGTTTGTACTACAATAACAAAAGGCCACTCGCAGAGGGAATTAAGAAACAACAAACATTTGTCAACCTAAGATCAAAAGAACAACTTAATTTGAAAACAGAAAATATGTGTCAATGCATCTAAACCTGCAAATATCTATTCTCAAATCTAAAACCACAGAAGAAAAGGATGAACATTTACATACCAAAGGAAATATACATGAACTTTGAGGTGGCAAGACGGAGCTTCTATTTTGATCCAGCCAAAATATATCACAGACACTGACAAAGTCGGTGaagtttttttccttttttttttttttgagttcaAAGAAAACTGTAGTAGATATAATAAACTTTTGCACTGCAATGATCAGAAGGCtaggaaattaaaaaaacaaaaagacttTCACTTATCTTCTTTAGAATGCATGCAGATTATAATTCTGCTTCTGATAAGAAAAGCAGTAGGTGAACATAGAAAGTAGAAACTCTTAAGGCAAAGACTTGTTTTCTTTGgaatctctttttctttttattgttactatttttttcttgttcaaATGCTAAGCGAAGACAAGTGCCCAACGTCTTTTGCCTTATCATTGACTAATTCTCTCTCAGACggattagaaaagaaaaagagaaaaggacgGAGTCATGGAGATGCTCTGCTGGTTGGCTTTCCAGGAAGGGTTATGGAAAGAGGATGGGA contains:
- the LOC108662701 gene encoding probable disease resistance protein At4g27220, with protein sequence MALDCVTSAIANCVGNLATEYASPYVGYFFRFGKIVEDFKNRRNELKSKRDEVKDAVDEALRQTEVIKKGVEEWLTKAEKELDEAQSLEEEIERNKCFNWCPSCGWRYCLSKKVAKKTLSISKLLEVCNFPRVGHRPPLQGIELLLPKDFMRSESSMLAFNGIMKALKSDGVTIIGLYGMPGVGKTTLADVVLKQATEQKLFDKVVSVTVSQTPNLNEIRARIAELFGLKFEASTEKGKAEELWRRLKGENKILIILDDVWKELELQIIGIPFGGEHEGCKILLTTRDQQVCCKMDCEEEFKLNILSEHEAWVLFKDKAGLKDDSPTLNVAKEVARECGCLPLAIVTVAKALKGESLDAWIAANKRLKSSRHLDNEHVCGHIYRCLKLSYDYLDQDNIKQCFLLCSLFPEDYEISIELLIICGIGQGLFNNIYLMEDLRREIHLALSKLQKSGLLLEANDKDHVKMHDVIRDFAHWITSRGENIFMVKDGLTEWHMSERFGCYTAISLWNIEINHLPNKVEFSKLKTLFFKGKNSLRVSCAFFERMTTLRVLLLQDVVLTLEALKFLTNLRTLCIINCELENISSLKNVENLEILALLKTNIYGPPKEIVGLHKLKSLYISYSGVSLSYFPLNLLSRLASLQELHVTSRNNANLLELNSLFGLTALTLKVSTHQCSQENFVFPKLQSYNIAVNDYIQDLAGLRLRTLRIKHFSSSLNAFKELFCNVEDLTLSQVPMEYKNIVPNVDQRGLKELTSLELSFCTHLECLIDTTREQSPTTAFSNLVNLHIRFMTSLKELCHGQSPTSFLEKLETLSIVDCKQLQSVFQMNWLFGKEESLTRTISNLRSLKLMSLPALENIWKEPTHHIRLQSLKEVTIDSCDKLKSVFSPYLVQSLLHLETLEISKCEKLEQVFAFDKEMADPEVVPLSNLRRLKLQSLPALESIWKGPTHHVRLQSLKEVTIDGCDKLKSIFSPYLVQSLLHLETLEISKCEKLEQVFAFDKEMAELEAVPLSNLRRLELQSLPALESIWKGPTHHVRLQSLKEVTIDGCDKLKSIFSPYLVQIKQVFAFDKEMAELEVNQAVPLSNLRRLELQSLPTLKSIWKRPTHRAIGLPCLQDFQLVNLINLSSENFLISSPSLEKLKVCNCPKLRNFTIQKEVNEQIQLEELYLSMLVNSFQLRISANCNQEYIAVGSHEEVFQVHGRIKKLLLEDLSEKWIIWKDVAQVVTLENLTILKVIDCKRLRYIFSPTTAQSLSRLVNLEIQNCDELDQIIAEDQVCSSSDGDLQPISFPNLTKIFVLYCKKLKRLFPLGSARCLPNLVTLWVKGNSKLEQVFELEDEAEATTEKEIKFDQLYSLSLEELPSLVDFCPRGYHFVLSALDDLRVEGCPKMTTGFFIDTKEYVHAKTETPQPVKQDAKTIRRSKSLCELPPYKEEL